The Planctomycetota bacterium region CGAGAATGTGTCGCTGAGCGTCAGGATTTCGCCGTCGAATCCACACTGGCCGGGCGGACCTATGCAAATCTGATTCGCAACTGGCGGTCGATAGGATATCGAGTCGAACTCCTGTTCCTCCAATTGCCGTCCGTTGAACTCGCAATCGAGCGCGTTCGTCAGCGCGTCGCACAAGGCGGTCATGATGTTCCTGAAACCGATATCCGTCGCCGTTTCAATCGTGGGCTTGAGAATTTTCAGAAGCGATACAGGTACATCGTCAATGCCTGGCAGGTGTTCGATGCCGGCCAGTGGCCGCCGATTCTCCTCGATGAGGGAGTGAACCCATGATTCAGCAACCGGCATCACCTCGTGATTTTGAGGGTAGTCGCGTCGCGATGATTCGTGCTGCACGTCGCGCCGCAGAATTGGCCAGGCAACACCACCAACCGCTGTTGCTCTGGCGTGACGGTCAGATCATTCGTGTCATGCCCGATGAACTGCCGAGTCTGCCGACCCAGACGCCTCGGAAGTCTTCGTCATGATCAGTTGCGGGTTGCAACGCTGTGTGATGTCGACGCTGTATCGACGGCACGACCTCGCTTTCGATCAGCGGAAAGACGAAGAATGCCTTTTGCGAGCAATTCGCAAATTGACTCAAGTCGTTTCTGTTCGTCGGCTGTGGGTTCGGACTCGTGCTTTTCTGTCATGCCATCTCCAATCTGTCTTGAATGTGGTGTCGACCAGATTAAGCCAACTCCGGCCCGAGATGGCAAGTCACTTGCACCGGATCGTTGGCGCTATGTATTGGCGCTGTGGGAGTGCGGTGGCACTGAAAAAAACGCGCATCGTGTTAACCGCGCGTACCCGCGTGTACCGCTTCGGAACTGGTACCTGGGGGTTGACAGAATTAGAGAGCTGAAGAGCTTTGAAATCTGTTTCGATCAGATGCCTCTGCTGAATCGCGAACTTTCGACCCGTCACCCCGAATCGCCCAATCTGCTGACAATTCATGCTTTACATCATTCTCTTGCGCGACAAAGAGAGAGTGGTTATGAAATCTGTTTTGACCAGGGAGGTTCCCCGAGTCGTAGTGCGTCGCCAGCGTCGTCGCCACATGCCCGCCGGACGACCCGCCGAGCACGCCGATTCGTCTGACATCCAGATGCCATGCGTCGGCGTTCTGTCGAATGATGCGCATGGCGCGCTGGGCGTCGTGCAGCGGCGCGGGATGTTTGTAGCCATCGCCAGGCAGACGATACATCACAACATACGCCGCGATCCTCAAGCTGTTGAGCCATTCGACCTGCCGATGCGAATCGGAGTGCGCCTTGTATCCGCCCGCCGGGCAGATCAGCACGACGGGTTTCTTCCCTTCGACCGTCGGCCCCGGAAATAGATGAAGCGTCGGCACATGTTTGGCATCCACGCCCACAAGTTCCGCCGAGTTGTCTGGCCAGAGGTTGATCTGTTCCTCCGCCCGCGCTGCGCTGGTCATCGCCAGGGCGCAGACGACGGCAAGGACGACGCTGTCGAAGCCGCCGATTCGGACTGGTGCATGTCTCATGAATGAGGCCTCTGAAGTCGTGACGTCGTGCTGGCGTGACCGCCTGTCCACGCCGCGGTCGGCCCAATCAAGTGGCGAACGATTGCGTCCTGCGACACCATGGCAAAGCATAGCGGTCGCGCCGCGGTGCGGCCTGCGGGGGTACTTTCGATATGCGACAAACCTATCGCATATTCCGCCATCGTGATTCGTCCGGGCCGTTGCCGTCTGACCCGATGGCGGGTCGTCGTCGTTGCATGCACCCGCGCATCGCGCACGACGCCGCTTGGTCGGCGAGGAGCGAGTGTGTACAATTTTCAGTTCAGATGCCCCGCGACATCGCGGGCTGAGGCGGTATCGAACACCGATGCGACGGCAACTCGGACGAAGGGCGCCATCGCGCTGCAATTCACGGAGATTTGTCATGCAAATGCGGCAACTTTGGACGGCGGGATTCTGCGCGGCCATGATGATGTTCGCGCTGCTGGGTCCGGCCGCGGCGGCGACGTATGTGACGGAATCGGCGCGTCAGTTGCCCGTGGCGTATGACGTCGATGTGGTGGTGATCGGGGGATCGACGGGGGCGGTGTCGGCGGCGTGCGAAGCGGCGGCGAGCGGCGCGAAAGTCTTTCTGGCGGCGCCGCGCCCGTATCTCGGGGAGGATGTGACGGGGACGCTGCGCCTCTGGCTCAACGAAGGCGAGGAGCCGACGGGCGATCTGGAGAAGGCGCTGTTCGTCGTGCCCCGTCAGGAAAAGCAGGGCATCGAAGGCAGCGTCCCGTTCACGTACAAGACCGACGTCAAACCGGCGGCGGCGCATGGCGAGACTCCCAAGCACGATCGACTGACCGACGGCAAATGGCTCAATTCCGCCAAGGATTCGGTGCAGTTCGACGGGCCGGTCACGATCGAGGCGGATCTGGGTTCGAGCCGCAAGATTCGCAGCATTCATCTGCTCGCCTATCAGCGCCCGAATGATTTTGAAGTGGGCGAGATCAAGGTCTGGTCCAGCGCGACGGGAGAGATTTGGCGAGAAGTCGGCACGATGGCCAACAAGCATCTGTCCGAAGGCGTCTTTGAGGAAAACTCGTTCGCGATCGACATGGATGTGTTTCACAAGGCGCGTTACATGAAGGTGACGGTAACGCCCAGCAAGGGGGCCAAGCGCATTCTGCTGGGCGAACTGGTGATCGCGGAGGACGCGCCAGCGGGTGCGGTCGAAGCGCCCAAGAAGAAGGAGGCCCTGCCGCTGCCGACGCCGATGCATGTCAAGCAGGC contains the following coding sequences:
- a CDS encoding AAA family ATPase; the encoded protein is MSQSVTSPVPRALIIAGPNGAGKTTFAREFLPAEGHCPTFINADLIAAGLSPFAPESANITAMRLMAERIRECVAERQDFAVESTLAGRTYANLIRNWRSIGYRVELLFLQLPSVELAIERVRQRVAQGGHDVPETDIRRRFNRGLENFQKRYRYIVNAWQVFDAGQWPPILLDEGVNP
- a CDS encoding alpha/beta hydrolase fold domain-containing protein; the encoded protein is MRHAPVRIGGFDSVVLAVVCALAMTSAARAEEQINLWPDNSAELVGVDAKHVPTLHLFPGPTVEGKKPVVLICPAGGYKAHSDSHRQVEWLNSLRIAAYVVMYRLPGDGYKHPAPLHDAQRAMRIIRQNADAWHLDVRRIGVLGGSSGGHVATTLATHYDSGNLPGQNRFHNHSLFVAQENDVKHELSADWAIRGDGSKVRDSAEASDRNRFQSSSAL